The following are encoded in a window of Haliotis asinina isolate JCU_RB_2024 chromosome 14, JCU_Hal_asi_v2, whole genome shotgun sequence genomic DNA:
- the LOC137262198 gene encoding probable G-protein coupled receptor 19 has protein sequence MADVTDKTDEVTGSMKDISSRATNDVPEFDPAISELARDRDVGQIGVETFTLIVIWILAVTGNAFVCIVINRSRRIQSTTNYFVISLACSDLALALLCIPFIASRVITSRWLLGDAICKFVRFVQFLVPCVNVYTLISIAIDRFYTIIYPLSFKVTKCTAKRMIVISWVSAAFFSGFCFYFFDVVSDVDGAGRNVCPTYVSTGSWPGIVYILFVFSCEVIVPSIILLTCYIRVFKHIWRIHLGSRLLQRTMNPVPRTKVKVVKMLIIVTLLTVLFYVPFYVCQLWYCVAKPSRADPTLYIAVAWTMFGNSVTKPLVYLCYNSNFRRGCKEVLCMSTMRCYRSNTYAITNASTFGKRNHIGIMETSVTDHGLQDSPSKSFNRSHMLEKSAWPLPSVTSSTYI, from the coding sequence ATGGCTGACGTCACCGATAAGACTGATGAAGTCACAGGAAGCATGAAAGACATTTCCAGTCGGGCAACTAATGACGTTCCGGAGTTTGAccctgccatcagtgaattggCACGGGACCGTGATGTCGGTCAAATTGGCGTCGAGACGTTCACGTTGATTGTTATCTGGATCTTGGCCGTAACGGGAAACGCATTCGTTTGCATCGTTATCAACAGAAGTCGTAGAATTCAATCAACAACTAATTATTTTGTCATTTCCCTGGCCTGTTCCGATTTGGCTTTGGCGTTGCTATGTATTCCATTCATTGCCTCGCGCGTTATCACGAGCCGATGGTTGCTTGGAGACGCGATATGCAAATTTGTTCGGTTTGTACAATTCCTTGTGCCTTGCGTTAACGTGTACACACTCATCTCAATAGCTATAGATCGGTTTTACACTATCATATATCCTCTCAGTTTTAAAGTGACTAAATGCACTGCCAAACGAATGATAGTGATAAGTTGGGTGTCTGCCGCATTCTTCAGCGGATTCTGCTTCTATTTCTTCGACGTCGTTTCAGACGTTGACGGTGCCGGTCGTAACGTGTGTCCAACATACGTCTCGACTGGATCTTGGCCTGGAATTGTATATATTCTGTTCGTATTTTCATGCGAAGTCATCGTACCATCCATAATCTTATTAACATGCTACATCCGGGTGTTCAAACATATTTGGAGGATTCACCTTGGATCAAGGTTACTACAAAGGACAATGAACCCAGTTCCAAggacaaaggtcaaggtcgtgaAGATGCTGATAATCGTGACTTTGCTTACCGTGTTGTTTTATGTGCCTTTCTACGTTTGTCAATTGTGGTACTGTGTGGCTAAACCGTCCCGCGCGGATCCAACGTTGTATATTGCTGTGGCATGGACGATGTTTGGGAATAGCGTGACGAAGCCGCTCGTCTATCTATGCTACAATTCCAACTTTCGGCGGGGATGCAAGGAGGTTTTGTGCATGTCTACAATGCGTTGTTACCGTAGCAACACTTACGCTATCACGAACGCATCCACGTTTGGGAAAAGAAACCACATTGGGATCATGGAAACCAGTGTCACCGATCATGGACTTCAGGATTCTCCATCCAAGTCATTCAATCGATCACACATGTTGGAAAAAAGTGCCTGGCCTCTTCCTTCCGTTACGTCATCCACCTATATTTAG